In Zingiber officinale cultivar Zhangliang chromosome 1A, Zo_v1.1, whole genome shotgun sequence, a genomic segment contains:
- the LOC122023522 gene encoding linoleate 13S-lipoxygenase 2-1, chloroplastic-like, producing MLKQAVLQPSLLFFPLHPSLPGARASSVVAFSQHRQWRSQSRQNNRNNNNKVRCAVAANEYSSPSLLEQPTFVAKSRRPAKTTVIVLLTIGGEFAQTETTRELDDINGMNGPTLQLKLVSADLDQTGSEKKTGAAFAHEAKLGIGSITYEATFSVPANFGKIGAVVVRNELDNELFLKDIVLKIDGDDSAPLLFDCKSWLHSKFDRVFFTSNKSYLPSETPAGLVRLRKQELQILRGYGIGERKKFERIYDYDVYNDLGNPDSNPGLARPVLGGYEFPYPRRCRTGRPRTRSDRKSEQRSATVYVPRDEGFSEVKQEQSLLKLRSVIHDLLPSVEAGLVDLRMVGFPSFTAIDALFNEGLPLPPQDSTHTCRTIVPRLVKAITAGAQNILQFELPEMVDRDKFSWFRDEEFARQTLAGFNPLNIQLVTEFPLVSKLDPSIYGPPESLITAELIEREIKGVMTVDEALEQKKLFILDYHDLLLPFVHKVRELEDSTLYASRTLFFLTQESTLRPIAIELTRPASSKQPQWRQVFTPCWEATGFWLWRLAKAHVAVHDSVYHQLVSHWLRTHCCVEPYIIAANRQLSQMHPIYRLMHPYFRYTMEINAFARASLINANGIIEQTFSPGKYSMELSSAAYDKLWRFDMEALPADLIRRGMAVEDPEAEHGLRLTIDDYPYAKDGLLIWSAIEQWVADYVGHYYPSPADVAADSELQSWWTEVRTKGHADKQHEPWWPSLNTQADLVRILTTIIWVASGHHAAVNFGQYHFAGYFPNHPSIARANMPVEDAEEDDLAAFRAKPEAALLRCFPSILQAAQVMAIQDVMSAHSLDEEYLGKDAEAAWTKNPVVYAAFERFNGRLRVIEGIIDARNADPRLKNRCGAGIVPYQLLKLYSGPGVTGMGVPNSISI from the exons ATGTTGAAGCAAGCAGTTCTTCAACCGTCCCTCCTCTTCTTCCCGCTCCACCCCTCACTCCCCGGCGCCAGAGCCTCCAGCGTCGTAGCATTCAGCCAACATCGGCAGTGGCGGAGCCAGAGCCGCCAGAATAACAGAAACAATAACAACAAGGTGCGCTGCGCCGTCGCGGCCAACGAGTACTCCTCGCCCTCGTTGTTGGAGCAACCAACCTTCGTGGCCAAGTCGAGGCGACCGGCGAAGACCACGGTCATTGTCCTGCTGACGATCGGGGGAGAGTTTGCGCAAACGGAGACCACGCGGGAGCTCGACGATATTAACGGTATGAACGGGCCGACTCTGCAGCTCAAGCTCGTCAGCGCTGACCTTGACC AAACAGGATCGGAGAAGAAGACGGGGGCGGCGTTCGCCCACGAGGCCAAGCTTGGAATCGGTAGCATCACATACGAAGCAACTTTTAGCGTTCCGGCAAATTTTGGAAAGATCGGAGCGGTCGTCGTCCGGAATGAGCTCGACAACGAGCTGTTTCTCAAAGACATAGTTCTCAAGATCGACGGCGATGATTCCGCTCCTCTTTTGTTCGATTGCAAGTCGTGGTTGCACTCCAAGTTCGACAGAGTCTTCTTCACCAGCAACAAG TCTTACCTTCCGTCGGAGACGCCGGCAGGGCTGGTGCGCCTGCGGAAGCAAGAGCTGCAGATCCTGCGCGGCTACGGCATCGGCGAGCGGAAGAAGTTCGAGAGGATCTACGACTACGACGTCTACAATGACCTGGGAAACCCGGACAGCAACCCCGGGCTGGCTCGGCCCGTCCTCGGTGGCTACGAGTTTCCCTACCCGCGCCGGTGCCGCACCGGCAGGCCGCGCACTCGCTCAG ATCGTAAATCGGAGCAGAGGAGCGCAACCGTGTACGTGCCGAGGGACGAGGGCTTCTCGGAGGTGAAGCAGGAGCAGAGTTTGTTGAAGTTGAGGTCGGTGATACACGATCTGCTGCCGTCGGTGGAGGCGGGGCTGGTGGACTTGAGGATGGTCGGCTTCCCTTCCTTCACCGCCATCGACGCGCTCTTCAACGAGGGCTTGCCTCTACCGCCCCAAGATTCCACGCACACCTGCCGCACCATTGTTCCCCGGCTCGTGAAGGCGATCACCGCAGGAGCGCAGAATATCCTCCAGTTCGAACTGCCTGAAATGGTCGACA GAGATAAGTTTTCCTGGTTTAGAGATGAAGAATTTGCCCGGCAGACTTTGGCCGGCTTCAATCCTCTCAACATTCAACTAGTCACa GAATTTCCATTGGTAAGCAAGCTCGATCCAAGCATTTACGGTCCGCCGGAGTCGCTGATCACGGCGGAGCTcattgaaagagaaattaaaggagTCATGACCGTCGATGAG GCGTTGGAGCAGAAGAAGCTCTTCATTTTGGACTACCATGATCTGCTGCTTCCGTTCGTGCACAAGGTCCGAGAGCTGGAAGATTCGACGCTCTATGCCTCCCGGACTCTGTTCTTCCTCACGCAGGAGAGCACCCTGCGGCCGATCGCCATCGAGCTTACGCGGCCGGCTTCGTCGAAGCAGCCGCAGTGGCGGCAAGTGTTCACGCCCTGCTGGGAAGCCACCGGCTTCTGGCTCTGGCGTCTCGCCAAGGCGCACGTCGCGGTCCACGACTCCGTCTACCACCAGCTCGTCTCCCACTG GCTTCGGACTCACTGCTGCGTGGAGCCGTACATCATCGCCGCCAACCGGCAGCTGAGCCAGATGCATCCGATCTACCGCCTGATGCACCCCTACTTCCGCTACACCATGGAGATCAACGCCTTCGCCCGCGCGTCCCTCATCAACGCCAACGGCATTATCGAGCAGACCTTCTCGCCGGGGAAATACTCCATGGAGCTTTCCTCCGCCGCCTACGACAAGCTGTGGCGCTTCGACATGGAGGCTTTGCCCGCCGACCTCATCCGAAG GGGGATGGCGGTGGAAGATCCAGAGGCAGAGCACGGCCTCAGGCTCACCATCGACGACTACCCCTACGCCAAGGACGGCCTCCTGATCTGGTCCGCCATCGAGCAGTGGGTGGCCGATTATGTTGGCCACTACTACCCCTCGCCGGCCGATGTCGCCGCGGACTCAGAGCTCCAATCATGGTGGACGGAGGTTCGCACCAAGGGCCATGCAGATAAGCAGCACGAGCCATGGTGGCCGTCTCTGAACACGCAGGCGGACCTCGTCCGTATCCTCACCACCATCATCTGGGTGGCCTCCGGTCATCACGCCGCCGTCAACTTCGGGCAGTACCATTTCGCCGGGTACTTCCCCAACCACCCATCCATCGCGCGCGCCAACATGCCGGTGGAGGACGCCGAGGAGGATGACTTGGCGGCGTTCCGGGCTAAGCCGGAAGCGGCTCTGTTGCGGTGCTTCCCGTCGATACTCCAAGCGGCTCAGGTGATGGCGATCCAGGACGTGATGTCGGCGCACTCGCTGGACGAGGAGTACTTGGGAAAGGATGCGGAGGCTGCGTGGACGAAGAACCCTGTGGTGTACGCTGCCTTCGAACGCTTCAACGGCCGGCTGAGGGTTATCGAGGGGATCATCGACGCGAGAAACGCAGACCCACGTCTGAAGAACCGCTGCGGCGCCGGAATCGTGCCGTACCAGCTCCTAAAACTGTACTCCGGACCGGGGGTGACCGGAATGGGCGTGCCGAATAGCATCTCCATTTGA